A genomic region of Penaeus vannamei isolate JL-2024 chromosome 42, ASM4276789v1, whole genome shotgun sequence contains the following coding sequences:
- the LOC113813549 gene encoding proline-rich protein 36 isoform X1, whose translation MAVTSLPDGNDTMIPSSVLLDTLTTTPMDDEAMRRLEKRLELEEFYSTYDVWTGIRTAITLALFFIFSVTIILYKSKCKPRRKYELYPSLEDMPGRPLDYYDYWYNSPARLLSVRSNDPSQKVNGVEVLGRCYDGGRGETGSAPLPKRSIGSYSSLNNSFRVKSLPGSVMRINWSRMSSSERDDVSQTHSCRSEFLRVPGVRLQSTGSSSDGYSASSSTHDLPAEINSVALLGVPGVPPRTNKPLLQLGGMDWDSDHATAEWIQTIDINVIQPTPNISPCGSVRSVSDNSELSRLPLPGRGRVQSILSLDSPDFDSRSIGSDSVFMEDSVGETCSSFSESMESGTSIMGRLSRSPSPRNQRVVQSYRLGINPSGPASPSGPYKSPVRAPTLGNLHKPNKDQRSRQKMLQRQRCEDQDNPLPGIMLSAPTMESLVLPSISSNLSASCEKLAIHSTITSDSDLGNSHTSLAPTSSVEEPMCAVFTVPALRRTNSATTPQMKEEAASSFKRADSEQNPMQRADSSASHQRRSSESSTGSDASESVSFHLMVPELSIDNPSNDTSPSGSPNSSPSASPVPVRAATQKPPPRPPEPTPPPIKTGSSRPATRNERRMLRRQYSTYGPASPTLKHDDQGGHHSLPTYMEETDTDDPNQPPAPPSSPYPLAHLLSREDSASPQSLASPLSPLPLAHRLQRDGSGSSQSLASPGSPRLIGSRLLREGSESPQFPPSPTANRRDSKASPTSPLPAHKRAQREESASSQFLTPTANLHPKVRRLNRGDSDANHLLAPISTHQKVRRLHRDDSTFSKLTSPTAPQQSKTLQRDDSSSSHLSTPPATPLPTCKHLQRDDSDSSHIPESPSSTKSSTHYLQSDDSVSSPSSPLPTVRRIQREDTDSSNIPDSPVSPESTSQPLQQEDTGTGSSSMPTPPSTPHSVITQLERDDSDNTSPVLESSSSSQPSTPRFLREDYASRRKTASPVSPHATIQRLHAEQPGSPKLLSSPSSPKSPAARLQQDHPSTPPALPGSPHSRGPTMKREDSCSPQPPAPPSSPLPKARRLHRQGSRNSLPQIPPPSPSVLKNRRDSQPQMSPASPYRDRRDSQTLQFEMSPSSPVPFQFDRRESIKQSQIPPSPTATFAGRRDSPLSQIPPGSPSSAFASRRDSLQSQMPPTSPSASFERRHDSPLSQIPPGSPSSAFASRRDSLQSQVLSMSPSGTLERRRDFSMSQVPPGSPSAVSFASRRDSLQSQVLPMSPSATLERRRDSPLSQIPPGSPSAVSFASRRDSLQSQVLPMSPSGTLERRRDLPMSQIPPGSPSAVSFASRRDSLQSQVLPMSPSGTLERRRDLPMSQIPPGSPSAVSFASRRDSLQSQVLPMSPSATLERRRDSPLSQIPPGSPSAVAFSSRRDSLQSQVLPMSPSATLERRRDSPLSQIPPGSPSAAAFASRWDSHQSQMPPASPSATFVCRRDSPLSQIPPGSPSVIFTSRRDSLQSQMPPASPSAIYERRHDLPLSQIPLGSPSAYTSRRDSLQSQIPPLSPSAIFVSRRDSPLSQMPPGSPSAVYTSRRDSLQSHMPPSSPSAVYSSRHDSLHSEMPFTSPPASITGRSDSIHSRMLATSPPGAFISIQSSAVSPDTAYGSRRDSLILQPEVPSSYPSKSMVHQDSLTLQCQIMSTSPPAPFMDRQESLEAPIPPSSPPSPFKDRHILLPRQTEILPASAISPCIMRQAPSLEQPKLVRSSPASPFINQDDSLPTQPTKPSSSSQPMTRQDSSSPQPPAPPSSPKPKPRRLQRQDSSSFQSQLPPASPKSPFINKDSLVFQTPIPGSPGPYINQDTLFPQSSDIASSPEGHILSREDSLSPQPLPPPSSPQPKPRRFQRQDSYKSLPPIPPCSPKSPFINREDKFFSQSKPEASPRVLTRDDSVSTQPQAPPASPKPCRRVHQDESSSPKSPVPTSPLKSKESGSPRATTPPVPQQSKASPTSREGSGPPSPSHSVMETSC comes from the exons gAATTCTACTCGACCTACGATGTCTGGACAGGGATTCGAACCGCCATTACGCtcgccctcttcttcatcttcagcgTGACTATCATCCTTTACAAGAGCAAGTGTAAACCCCGAAGGAAGTATGAGCTATACCCGAGCCTGGAGGATATGCCCGGAAGACCGctggattattatgattattggtataACAGCCCGGCCAG ACTCCTGTCCGTCCGCAGTAACGACCCCAGCCAAAAGGTCAATGGGGTGGAAGTATTAGGAAGATGCTACGACGGTGGACGAGGTGAAACGGGGTCAGCGCCATTGCCTAAGAGGTCAATAGGATCTTACTCAAGCCTTAACAATTCCTTCAG gGTCAAGAGTCTCCCGGGCAGCGTCATGAGGATCAACTGGTCCAGGATGAGTTCCTCCGAGAGAGACGACGTGTCCCAGACCCATTCG TGTCGGTCGGAGTTCCTTCGAGTGCCTGGTGTGCGCCTTCAGTCTACGGGGTCGAGCAGCGATGGCTACAGCGCTTCTTCCTCCACGCATGACCTGCCCGCTGAAATCAACTCCGTGGCTCTTCTGGGGGTTCCTGGGGTCCCTCCGAGGACTAACAAGCCTCTGCTGCAGCTCGGGGGAATGGACTGGGACAGCGATCATGCCACTGCGGAATGGATTCAAACGATTGATATCAATGTTATTCAGCCTACTCCAAATATATCGCCGTGTGGGTCAGTCCGCAGCGTTTCAGACAATTCGGAGCTGTCGCGGCTGCCATTGCCTGGGCGTGGCAGAGTGCAGTCGATCCTGTCCCTAGATTCCCCTGACTTCGACAGTCGTTCCATTGGGTCAGATTCTGTTTTCATGGAAGATTCTGTTGGCGAAACCTGTAGCAGTTTCTCGGAGAGCATGGAGAGTGGAACGTCTATCATGGGGCGCTTATCCCGGTCACCTTCTCCAAGGAACCAGCGGGTGGTTCAGTCATACAGGCTAGGCATCAATCCCTCTGGTCCTGCATCGCCTTCTGGCCCTTACAAATCTCCTGTTCGAGCTCCAACCCTTGGCAACCTGCATAAACCCAACAAAGACCAACGAAGTCGCCAAAAGATGCTTCAACGGCAGCGCTGTGAAGACCAGGATAATCCGCTTCCTGGTATTATGCTGTCAGCGCCCACAATGGAGTCACTGGTGTTGCCTTCAATAAGCAGCAATTTGAGTGCTTCTTGTGAAAAACTAGCTATTCATTCAACAATAACATCGGATAGTGATCTAGGCAATAGCCATACATCTCTCGCCCCAACTAGTAGTGTAGAGGAGCCAATGTGTGCAGTTTTCACAGTACCTGCACTTCGGAGAACTAACTCAGCAACTACACCTCAAATGAAAGAGGAGGCAGCGAGCAGTTTTAAGAGGGCTGATAGTGAGCAGAATCCCATGCAGAGAGCAGATAGTTCTGCATCACATCAAAGACGATCCAGTGAATCTTCTACTGGTTCTGATGCCAGTGAATCAGTATCATTCCATCTGATGGTGCCAGAATTAAGCATAGATAATCCTAGTAATGATACAAGCCCGTCTGGGTCACCCAACAGTTCTCCTTCTGCCTCGCCGGTTCCAGTGCGAGCCGCTACACAGAAGCCTCCTCCACGTCCCCCTgagccaacaccaccaccaatcaaGACCGGATCTTCACGGCCAGCAACACGCAATGAACGGCGAATGCTCAGGCGCCAGTACAGCACATACGGCCCTGCAAGTCCCACACTCAAGCACGATGACCAAGGAGGACATCATTCATTGCCGACGTACATGGAGGAAACAGATACTGACGATCCAAATCAGCCCCCAGCACCCCCCAGCTCTCCATACCCTCTCGCTCATCTTCTGTCACGAGAAGACTCGGCCTCTCCCCAGTCTTTGGCGTCTCCTCTATCGCCACTTCCTCTAGCACACAGACTTCAGCGAGATGGATCTGGCTCGTCACAGTCCTTAGCCTCGCCTGGGTCCCCTCGACTTATTGGCAGCCGTCTTCTTCGTGAGGGGTCTGAGTCTCCCCaattcccaccttcccccacagCCAATCGCCGTGATTCAAAggcctctcctacttcccctctcccagcACACAAACGTGCTCAGCGTGAAGAGTCAGCATCATCTCAGTTCCTTACGCCAACTGCTAATCTTCATCCTAAAGTCCGTCGACTCAACCGAGGCGATTCTGATGCCAACCATCTTCTGGCTCCTATTTCAACCCATCAAAAGGTCCGACGGCTCCATCGCGATGATTCAACCTTCTCCAAGCTAACGTCTCCCACTGCTCCACAACAATCAAAGACTCTCCAACGTGATGACTCTAGTTCTTCTCATTTATCAAcccctcctgctactcctcttcCAACATGCAAACATCTCCAACGCGATGATTCTGACTCGTCCCACATTCCTGAATCTCCTAGCTCGACTAAGTCATCAACACATTATCTCCAGAGTGATGATTCTGTGTCATCTCCTAGCTCTCCTCTCCCAACAGTTAGGCGTATACAGCGCGAGGACACTGATTCTTCTAACATTCCAGACTCACCCGTTTCTCCCGAGTCCACATCCCAACCCCTCCAGCAAGAAGACACTGGCACTGGTTCCTCAAGCATGCCTACGCCTCCAAGCACTCCCCATTCGGTGATTACCCAGCTTGAGCGGGATGATTCAGATAACACCTCACCTGTTTTAGAATCATCAAGCTCTTCCCAGCCATCAACACCTCGTTTCTTGCGAGAGGACTACGCTTCTCGTCGTAAGACTGCATCTCCTGTTTCCCCACATGCGACAATCCAACGACTACATGCTGAGCAGCCGGGATCTCCCAAATTGCTATCATCCCCAAGCTCCCCTAAATCACCGGCTGCCCGGCTTCAGCAGGATCATCCCAGCACCCCTCCGGCTCTCCCTGGCTCTCCGCATTCTAGAGGTCCGACGATGAAGCGGGAAGACTCATGTTCTCCCCAGCCCCCGGCACCTCCAAGTTCACCGTTACCAAAAGCAAGACGCCTCCATCGTCAAGGCTCACGTAATTCCTTGCCACaaattccccctccttcacctagcGTGCTTAAAAATCGTCGAGATTCACAACCACAAATGTCCCCAGCGTCTCCGTATAGAGATCGTCGAGATTCACAAACACTCCAGTTTGAaatgtctccttcttctcctgtacCATTTCAATTTGATCGTCGAGAATCGATCAAACAGTCCCAAATCCCCCCTTCTCCAACTGCAACTTTTGCCGGTCGCCGTGACTCACCTTTGTCTCAAATTCCTCCTGGATCCCCATCATCAGCGTTTGCAAGCCGACGTGATTCACTTCAGTCACAGAtgcctcccacttctccctcagcATCTTTTGAAAGACGGCATGATTCTCCTCTATCCCAGATCCCACCTGGGTCCCCATCATCAGCTTTTGCAAGCCGGCGTGACTCCCTCCAGTCACAGGTGCTTTCCATGTCTCCATCAGGAACGTTGGAAAGGCGTCGCGATTTCTCAATGTCCCAAGTCCCTCCTGGTTCCCCCTCAGCAGTATCTTTTGCAAGCCGACGTGACTCCCTCCAGTCACAGGTGCTCCCAATGTCTCCCTCAGCAACTTTGGAAAGGCGTCGCGATTCTCCTCTGTCCCAGATCCCACCTGGTTCCCCCTCTGCAGTATCTTTTGCAAGCCGACGTGACTCGCTTCAGTCACAGGTGCTTCCCATGTCTCCATCAGGAACATTGGAAAGGCGTCGTGATTTACCTATGTCTCAGATCCCACCTGGTTCCCCCTCAGCAGTATCTTTTGCAAGCCGACGTGACTCGCTTCAGTCACAGGTGCTTCCCATGTCTCCATCAGGAACGTTGGAAAGGCGTCGTGATTTACCTATGTCTCAGATCCCACCTGGTTCCCCCTCAGCAGTATCTTTTGCAAGCCGACGTGACTCCCTCCAGTCACAGGTGCTTCCAATGTCACCATCGGCAACATTGGAAAGGCGTCGCGATTCTCCTCTGTCCCAGATCCCACCTGGTTCCCCCTCAGCAGTAGCTTTTTCAAGCAGACGTGACTCACTTCAGTCACAGGTGCTTCCTATGTCTCCATCAGCAACTTTGGAAAGGCGTCGTGATTCACCTCTGTCGCAGATTCCTCCTGGTTCCCCATCAGCAGCAGCTTTTGCAAGCCGATGGGATTCACATCAGTCACAGATGCCCCCTGCTTCTCCATCAGCAACTTTTGTGTGTCGTCGTGATTCACCTCTGTCTCAAATCCCTCCTGGTTCCCCATCAGTAATATTTACAAGTCGACGTGACTCACTTCAATCACAGATGCCTCCTGCCTCTCCATCAGCAATTTATGAAAGGCGTCATGATTTACCTTTGTCTCAGATTCCTCTTGGATCCCCCTCAGCTTATACAAGTCGACGTGACTCACTCCAGTCACagatacctcctctctctccatcggcAATATTCGTTAGTCGCCGTGACTCACCTCTGTCTCAGATGCCTCCTGGTTCCCCATCAGCTGTTTATACAAGTCGACGTGACTCACTTCAGTCACATATGCCTCCCAGCTCTCCATCAGCAGTTTATTCAAGTCGTCATGATTCGCTTCACTCAGAAATGCCTTTTACTTCTCCACCAGCGAGTATCACAGGTCGCTCAGATTCAATTCATTCTCGGATGCTAGCTACTTCCCCACCAGGAGCCTTTATTAGTATCCAAAGTTCCGCTGTTTCTCCCGATACAGCCTATGGAAGTCGACGAGATTCACTTATACTCCAGCCAGAAGTTCCTTCCTCTTACCCATCAAAATCTATGGTCCATCAAGATTCACTAACACTCCAGTGCCAGATAATGTCCACATCTCCACCAGCTCCATTCATGGATCGGCAAGAATCTCTTGAAGCGCCCATTCCCCCCAgttcaccaccatctccattcAAAGACCGCCATATTCTACTTCCCAGACAAACTGAAATCCTTCCCGCTTCAGCTATATCTCCCTGCATCATGCGCCAAGCACCAAGCTTAGAACAGCCGAAACTTGTACGAAGTTCCCCAGCGTCTCCCTTCATAAATCAGGATGATTCGTTGCCAACTCAACCAACTAAACCTTCTAGCTCTTCACAGCCTATGACACGACAGGACTCTAGCTCCCCGCAGCCTCCAGCACCACCTAGCTCCCCAAAGCCAAAACCTAGACGACTGCAGCGTCAGGACTCGAGCTCATTCCAATCACAACTGCCTCCTGCATCTCCTAAGTCCCCCTTCATAAACAAAGATTCGCTTGTTTTCCAGACACCGATTCCGGGTTCGCCCGGACCTTATATAAATCAGGACACACTTTTCCCTCAGTCCTCAGACATCGCAAGTTCACCTGAGGGTCACATCCTCAGTCGTGAAGATTCCCTTTCACCCCAGCCACTGCCCCCTCCAAGCTCTCCTCAGCCGAAACCCCGTCGTTTCCAACGTCAGGATTCATACAAATCTTTGCCCCCGATTCCTCCATGTTCCCCTAAATCCCCTTTCATAAACCGTGAAGATAAATTTTTCTCCCAGTCGAAGCCAGAAGCCAGTCCACGCGTTCTAACTCGTGACGACTCCGTGTCGACCCAGCCCCAAgcgccccccgcctcccccaagCCGTGCAGGCGAGTCCACCAAGACGAGTCGAGTTCGCCCAAGTCCCCAGTGCCAACCAGCCCTCTGAAATCAAAAGAGTCGGGCTCCCCCAGAGCTACAACCCCCCCTGTTCCCCAGCAATCAAAAGCGAGCCCCACCTCCCGCGAGGGCTCCGGCCCGCCCTCCCCCAGTCACTCTGTTATGGAGACCTCCTGCTAA